One genomic region from Gossypium hirsutum isolate 1008001.06 chromosome D13, Gossypium_hirsutum_v2.1, whole genome shotgun sequence encodes:
- the LOC107919025 gene encoding pectate lyase gives MGFASYSYSWFLLSFFALIPTLRAHIAEYDEYWKARELEAIENLNKVYHPNPEEVVRHYNDHFVNTMLEYNNTRRVLKGKKNGPCEITNPVDSCWRCDPNWVKNRKRLADCAPGFARGTTGGKDGKFYVVTDPSDDISNPKPGTLRHAVTQLRPLWITFKKSMIIKLKQELIVTSDKTIDARGANVHICYGAGITVQFARNVIIHGLHIHHIKPATGGIIRDAENHIGLRTASDGDAISLFGATNIWLDHLSLYDSSDGLIDVIQGSTAITISNCHFTDHNEVLLFGASDTYVADEKMQITVALNRFGKGLVDRMPRCRLGFFHVVNNDYTHWFMYAIGGSSHPTIISQGNRYIASSIYVTKQVTSRGYLSLEQWNKWNWVSQGDHFMNGAYFITSGDPNASKLFGAEKMMPFQPGRLVPKLTRYAGTLHCRIGRPC, from the exons ATGGGTTTTGCTAGTTATAGTTATAGTTGGTTTTTGTTGTCATTTTTCGCCCTAATCCCAACACTAAGAGCTCACATCGCTGAATATGATGAGTATTGGAAAGCACGAGAATTGGAAGCCATTGAGAACCTGAACAAGGTTTATCACCCCAATCCGGAGGAGGTGGTCCGGCATTACAATGACCACTTTGTCAATACCATGCTTGAGTATAATAACACCAGAAGGGTGttgaaaggaaagaaaaacgGTCCCTGTGAGATTACTAACCCCGTTGATAGTTGTTGGCGATGTGATCCTAACTGGGTAAAGAACAGGAAGAGGTTGGCCGACTGTGCCCCTGGATTTGCTCGTGGTACGACCGGTGGAAAGGACGGCAAGTTTTACGTGGTCACTGACCCTAGTGATGATATTTCTAACCCCAAGCCTGGAACTTTGCGTCATGCAGTCACTCAACTCAGGCCACTTTGGATCACTTTCAAAAAATCCATGATCATCAAGCTGAAACAGGAGCTCATCGTTACAAGCGACAAGACCATTGATGCAAGGGGAGCTAATGTGCATATTTGCTATGGTGCTGGTATTACTGTCCAGTTTGCTAGGAATGTCATTATCCATGGCCTCCATATCCATCACATTAAACCCGCTACTGGTGGCATCATTAGGGATGCTGAAAACCACATTGGGTTAAGGACTGCCAGCGATGGAGATGCGATCTCTCTGTTTGGAGCAACCAACATTTGGCTTGACCATCTTTCCCTTTATGATTCCTCTGATGGTCTTATCGATGTTATCCAGGGTTCCACTGCCATTACCATTTCAAACTGCCATTTCACTGACCACAACGAG GTGCTATTGTTTGGAGCAAGCGACACCTACGTTGCTGACGAGAAGATGCAGATCACTGTTGCTTTGAACCGCTTCGGTAAAGGATTGGTGGACAGGATGCCTAGGTGTCGATTAGGTTTTTTTCATGTTGTCAACAATGACTACACTCATTGGTTCATGTATGCCATTGGTGGCAGTAGCCACCCTACAATTATCAGCCAGGGCAACAGGTATATCGCGTCAAGCATCTACGTAACTAAGCAAGTGACTAGTAGGGGCTACTTATCACTGGAACAGTGGAATAAATGGAACTGGGTATCACAGGGTGACCACTTCATGAACGGTGCCTATTTTATTACATCCGGTGATCCGAATGCTAGCAAGCTATTCGGTGCTGAAAAAATGATGCCTTTCCAACCTGGTCGATTAGTCCCCAAACTCACAAGGTATGCCGGAACACTCCACTGCAGAATTGGTCGCCCTTGTTAA
- the LOC107919379 gene encoding secreted RxLR effector protein 161-like — MELFLSVVKKFKLENAKPAKKLVVIGEKLSKDEKGMPRKTTYRSMIGSLLYLTTSRPNLSFSVRVCAKYQASPRESHVKTMKRITRNAHETTNLGISFSKDNAMSLVGYSDVDRPSNIDDSKSTSSGCFYIGSNLVS, encoded by the coding sequence ATGGAGCTTTTCTTAAGTGTAGTGAAAAAGTTTAAGTTGGAAAATGCTAAACCGGCTAAGAAACTTGTGGTTATTGGTGAGAAACTGTCTAAAGATGAGAAGGGAATGCCTAGAAAGACCACTTATAGAAGTATGATTGGTAGTCTCTTATATCTTACTACTAGTAGACCTAATTTATCATTTAGTGTGAGAGTATGTGCTAAATACCAGGCAAGTCCAAGAGAGTCCCATGTTAAAACTATGAAGAGGATTACTCGAAATGCCCATGAAACTACTAATTTGGGAATTTCATTCTCAAAGGATAACGCTATGAGTCTAGTTGGTTATAGTGATGTTGACAGGCCAAGTAACATTGATGATAGTAAGAGTACATCAAGTGGTTGTTTCTATATTGGTTCAAACTTGGTGTCATAG